Within Paenibacillus sp. RUD330, the genomic segment TCAGCGATTGAAGGAGAGGAAAGGAGAGAAGACGACTTGATCGTATTGACCGATTTTCACCGGACATTGTCCGGATACGCCGACGCCTTCGCTTTGCTGGCAGATGCCTATGACGGCACGGCGGCCAGCTCATCCGAGCTTGAAGCGCTTATCGACCGCTACTCCGCTCTGATCCTGGAGCCGCGCAATGCGTTATTGTGGGAGGAATTGACGCTCCGGGAGCCGGAGGAAACGGAGCGGCTGGCGGAGCGGCTGCGGGAGCGTTCGGCGGCATGCGTGGCGCTGATGGAAAAGTACCGCGCGCTCAAGCTGCTGGATGGAGCGGAGAATCGGACCGGCTATTTCCGCAACATCGAGGCGTGCATCGAGGAGGAGTTCGGCAGCTTCGCGGTGACGCGGCAATCACGGGTGCTGATGATCGGCTCGGGCTCGTTCCCGATGACGCCGCTGCTGATCGCACGCCGCACAGGAGCGCAAGTCGTCGGCATCGACATCGACCCGGAGGCGGTCGAGCTCGGCCGCAAGGTCGCCGGCAGGCTCGGACCGGAGCTTCCGATCCGGCTGGAGACGAGCCGGATCGAACAATTGGAAGGACTGAAGGCGATGACCCATATCATCTTCAGCTCGACGATCCCTGTCAAATACGAGCTGCTCGAACGGCTGCATCCGCTCGCCGGGGAACATGCGGTCGTGGCGATGCGTTATGGCGGCGGCTTGAAGTCGCTGTTCAATTATCCGGACCGCCATACGGAGGACAGCGGCTGGCGGCTGGCGGAAACCGTGCTCAGGCCGGGGCAGATATTCGACATCGCCCTGTACCGCAAGGCGGCAGAGCAGGACCGCCTGATCGGAGGGGCGCGATGAGCGCGCTCGGGGACGCGCTGATTCTCGGTACGGGACCTGCGGCCGTGCAGCTGGCGGTGATGCTGCGCAAGCAGCGGTCCAGCCGGAGAATCGGCATCGCAGGGAGGAGCTCGCCCCGCTCGAGACGATTTTTCGACGCTCTGCGACAAGGAGGAGGGACGGTGGTTGCGGATATCCAGAACGCGGCACACCGGGAGCTGTCGGGTTGCTGCGTGCTCGATGACTGGTGCGAGGGCTATGGTCGAATCCAAGGAGAATGGCCTGTGCTTCTGCTGGCCGTGACGGCGGACGCCTATGCCCCGGTGCTGGAGCAGCTGCCGCCGTCTGTGCTGCAGGCTGCCCGCTGCATCGTGCTCGTCTCGCCGACCTTCGGCTCGGGCAGCCTCATTCGCCAGCTGCTGCAGGGGCTGCAGCCCGATGACCGGCCCGAGGTCATCAGCTTTTCGACCTATCTGGGCGATACCCGCTGGCCGGATGGCCGGCCCGGCTCCCGCGCCGTGACGACAGGCGTGAAGCGCAAAGTATTCATCGGCTCCACCCGCGGCCGCACTTCGGAAGCCATGAAGGAACTGCAGGAGGCCTGCGCCCGTTCCGGCATCGCGATGGAGGCGCTGGAATCGCCTATTGCCGCCGAGACCCGCAACATCTCGCTGTATGTGCATCCGCCGCTGTTCATGAACGAATTCGCGCTTGACGCTGTCTTCTCCCTGGGCTCCGAACGTGTTCAGACCTATGTCTACAAGCTGTATCCGGAAGGGCCGATCACGCCGGCGCTGATCCGCGACATGCGCTCCTGCTGGCTGGAGATCAGCGCCATCGTTCAGGCGGTAGGGCTGCGGCCGATCAACCTGCTCCGGTTCATGACGGAGGAGTGTTACCCGGTACGCCCGCAAAGCCTGTCGAGCGAGGAGCTGGCGCGCTTTCCCGAGCTGGATGCCGTGCATCAGCAGTATTTGCTGTACATCCGTTACGCCTCGCTGCTGATCGATCCATTCTCCGAGCCGGATGGGCAAGGACGCTATTTCGATTTTTCGGCGGTTCCCATCCGCAGCCTGGCCATCAACGACGAAGGCCGATGGGAGGTGCCTCGCATGCCCAAGGAGGATTACTACCGGACGGCCATCCTGCAGGGCATCGCCCGGCGGCTCGGCGTTCCGACTCCGACGATCGACCGGCTGCTCGGCTTCTACGAAGGGCGGCTCGCCAAGGCGCGGGAGTCGCTTGCTTACCAAGAGCTTTCGGATGCGTTTTATCCGGGCGGACATGAAGCCGAGCTGGAGCTGATCGCCCGCGGCCTGCCGTGCCCGGCAAGCCCATCCTTAGAACCCAACTCAGGCGCTCCGTCGCCTATCCAGGAGGAAGAAATCCGTTGAATAACCCGAGAAATGCCCTATCCGCCATCCTCATCCTGCTCCTGCTTCTCGCCTCCGGCTGCTCCGGCAGCTCAGGCAGCGTGAATGAGCCTGCCGCCGCTGATGCGGCGAAGCAAGAGCAAGCACATGAGATCATCTATGCTTCTTCCAAGGACATCAATGACATGAACCCTCATCTGTACACGGGCTCGATGCCTGCGCAGGGGATGGTCTATGAATCTCTCGTCGAAAAGACCGAAGTCGGCATCAAGCCGCTGCTCGCGGAATCCTGGGACATCTCCGAGGACGGCATGAGCTACACGTTCCACCTGCGGCAAGGCGTGAAGTTCCATGACGGTGCCCCGTTCAACGCGGAAGCGGTGAAATTGAACATCGACGCCGTGCAGGCGAATGCTGAGCGCCACGCCTGGATCAAGCTGTCGACCAAGATCAAGGAAGTCCGCGCAACGGATGAATATACCGTTCAGCTCCTGCTATCCGAGCCCTACTACCCGACGCTGCTCGAGCTGTCGATGACCCGTCCGTATGTGTTCCTCTCGCCGAACGACTTCATCAACGGGCAGACCAAGGACGGCGTCGCCGGCTACGACGGCACCGGCCCGTACCGCCTTGTCGACCATAAAGCGGAGCAGGCTGCCGTATTCGAGGCCAACGAGTCCTACTGGGGCGGCGCGCCCAAGGTCAAGCGGATTACCGCAAAGGTGCTGCCATCGGGCGAAACGACGCTGCTGGCGCTGCAAAAAGGGGAAGTGAACTTCATCTTCACCGACGACCGCGGCGCGGACGGCGTCGACATCGAGGCAATGCAGAGCCTTGTGGACAGCGGACGCTATCAGCTGCTTCGCAGCAAGCCGATGAACACAAAGCTGATTGCCGCCAACAGCAGCAGCGTAACGAGTCCGGTGCATGAAAAAGCGGTGCGCGAGGCCTTATGGCATGCCGTCGACCGCGAG encodes:
- a CDS encoding class I SAM-dependent methyltransferase, with the translated sequence MIVLTDFHRTLSGYADAFALLADAYDGTAASSSELEALIDRYSALILEPRNALLWEELTLREPEETERLAERLRERSAACVALMEKYRALKLLDGAENRTGYFRNIEACIEEEFGSFAVTRQSRVLMIGSGSFPMTPLLIARRTGAQVVGIDIDPEAVELGRKVAGRLGPELPIRLETSRIEQLEGLKAMTHIIFSSTIPVKYELLERLHPLAGEHAVVAMRYGGGLKSLFNYPDRHTEDSGWRLAETVLRPGQIFDIALYRKAAEQDRLIGGAR
- a CDS encoding opine metallophore biosynthesis dehydrogenase; this translates as MSALGDALILGTGPAAVQLAVMLRKQRSSRRIGIAGRSSPRSRRFFDALRQGGGTVVADIQNAAHRELSGCCVLDDWCEGYGRIQGEWPVLLLAVTADAYAPVLEQLPPSVLQAARCIVLVSPTFGSGSLIRQLLQGLQPDDRPEVISFSTYLGDTRWPDGRPGSRAVTTGVKRKVFIGSTRGRTSEAMKELQEACARSGIAMEALESPIAAETRNISLYVHPPLFMNEFALDAVFSLGSERVQTYVYKLYPEGPITPALIRDMRSCWLEISAIVQAVGLRPINLLRFMTEECYPVRPQSLSSEELARFPELDAVHQQYLLYIRYASLLIDPFSEPDGQGRYFDFSAVPIRSLAINDEGRWEVPRMPKEDYYRTAILQGIARRLGVPTPTIDRLLGFYEGRLAKARESLAYQELSDAFYPGGHEAELELIARGLPCPASPSLEPNSGAPSPIQEEEIR
- the nikA gene encoding nickel ABC transporter substrate-binding protein; this encodes MNNPRNALSAILILLLLLASGCSGSSGSVNEPAAADAAKQEQAHEIIYASSKDINDMNPHLYTGSMPAQGMVYESLVEKTEVGIKPLLAESWDISEDGMSYTFHLRQGVKFHDGAPFNAEAVKLNIDAVQANAERHAWIKLSTKIKEVRATDEYTVQLLLSEPYYPTLLELSMTRPYVFLSPNDFINGQTKDGVAGYDGTGPYRLVDHKAEQAAVFEANESYWGGAPKVKRITAKVLPSGETTLLALQKGEVNFIFTDDRGADGVDIEAMQSLVDSGRYQLLRSKPMNTKLIAANSSSVTSPVHEKAVREALWHAVDRETIAGQILHGAEAPAYSLFSGNVEYADIPLAKRGYDLKHAAELLENAGWKLENGGETRLKKGRQLALKLYYDAASSSQKTEAELIQSAAKTIGMKLELIGEQSSSVAARRASGDYDLLFNQTWGLAYDPQSTVSAFTAESSYAHTTGGIEGVKELYAKIGEVTGSRDEEKRKALYKEILTTVHDEAVFIPITHGSMAVVAPIDLEGVAFKQTQFELPFELMHFK